From Desulfovibrio porci:
CAAAAACGGCTTCCGGCCCGAAAACTGCTCGCGCGTGGTGGAAGACGCCAGCACCCTGGGCGGCCCGCTGGTGCCCTGGGCCAACAACGCCCTTTTCCCCATGGCCACCCTGGGCGTGACCTATGCGGAATACGTTCCCTGGGTTTTCCTGCTTTATCTTACGCCGGTGGTTTCCCTGCTCTACGCCTTTTTCAACATCACCATGACCCGCCTCACGCCCGAGGAAATGGCCGAGGAAAAGAAAGCGGACCTGCGGCAAGACAGTCTGGCCGCCGCTGAGGAGAAACGATGAACGCCGTTCTGGTCAAAAACGCGCATGTGTATGCGCCCGAAGATCTGGGCCGCAACGACATCCTTCTGGTCAACGATAAAATAGCGGCTCTGGCTCCGGACATCACGCTGCCCGCCTGCCTTGAGCCCGCGCTGCTGCTGGACGCCGAAGGCCGCGCGGCCGTGCCGGGCTTCATTGACGCCCACGTGCATATCACGGGCGGCGGCGGCGAGGCCGGTTTTCACACCCAGGTGCCGCCCCTGCCGCTCTCCGTGCCTCTTTCCGGGGGCGTGACCACGCTGGGCGGCCTGCTCGGCACCGACGGCGTGACCCGGCATGTGGACAACGTGCTGGCCAAAGCCTGTTCCCTGGAGGAAGAGGGCCTGTCCACCTTTATCATGACCGGCGGCTATCCCCTGCCGTCGCCGACCATCACCGGCTCGGTGACGCGCGATTTTGCCTGCGTCTCCAAGGTGCGCGGCGGCAAGATCGCCATTGCCGACCACCGCGTCGCGCCCGTCAGCGCCGCGCAACTGGCGGCCCTGGCCACGGATGTGCGGGTGGGCGGCATGCTGCGCGGCATTGTGGGCATGCTGATCATTCACATCGGGGCCGCGCCCGAGGGACTGGCCCGGATTTTCGAGGTCATCGACCAATGTCCCTATCTGGCCAGGCATCTGATCGCCACCCATATCAACCGCAGCCCGCAGGCCTTTGAGCAGGCCATGCTGCTGGCCCGGCGCGGCGGCTTCATGGATGTTTCCTCCGGCCTGAACAGCGCGACCCTGGGGCCGGACACGCTCAAGCCGTCCACGGCCATCGCCGTCGCCCTGCGTTCCGGCGTGCCGCCGGAACAGATTCTGATGAGTTCGGACGGCAACGGCAGTGCGGCGCGCTATGACGACCAGGGGCATGTGGAAGGTCTGGTGGCTTCGGATCTGCGCACGCTCTGCGCGGAGTTCCGGGATTGCGTCCTTGCCGAGGGCTTGTCCATGACGCAGGCTCTGGCCCCGGTCACCAGCAACGTGGCCAGGGCTTTTTCCCTCTTTCCGGCCAAAGGGGCGCTGACGGCGGGCAGCGACGCGGACGTGCTCGTGCTGGACGCGGACCTGCGGCCCTGGAGCCTTTTCGCCAAAGGGCGGCATATGCTCCACGAGGGGCGGGTGCTTTGCAAGGGCACGTTTGAAGAGTAGGGCATTTGCTGTTGCAATTGTCCCGTTTCAAAAGCGACGCTGCCCGCCGGTTGGGGAAATACGGTGTTTTTATTCGCCGCGGACGCGGACGTCTGCATTTCCGCCGTGCCCGTAAGCCGGGCTAATGGTACGCCGTGTACGGCGTAGCGCATTTCAAGCCTGAAAGGCCCTGACGCGCGCAGAATATCAGCAGACCGGGCGGAGCAGCGTGACGCGTTTCCGGGCGAGCTTGTCCTTCTGGAAGTCTCCGAAGGCTTTGAAATGCGCGCTGGCGTTGTGCTCGGCAATGGCCGCGTCCGAGGCCCAGGCCTCAAGGATGAAAAAGCGGCAGGGATTTTCCAGATCTTCGGTCAGGTCGTAGGCCCGATTGCCGGCTTCGGCCCGGCTGGCCTCCACCATGGCGCGGAAGGCGGGCAGCATGGCTTCCCGGTGTTCCGGCAGAACTTCAAGTTCGGCCACAATGCGAATTTCGTCCATAGCTGTGTTCCTTTATGTGACCGCCATTGGCGGGGCTGTCGCCGACGGGGCAAACTCCGTTTTGCGACGTTTGCCCTCGGTCTGATTCAGACTTGGATAAGAGGCTCTCTCTCTCTCTCTCTCTCGATGGCCGCTTCGTATTCCTGCTCCGGCATGGGGCGGAAAAAGACATAGCCCTGCACCAGATCGCAGTTGATGCTTTTCAGAAAAGCGACCTGCTCCTGTGATTCAATGCCTTCGGCCACGGTCCGGATATTGAGTTTGCGGACCAGGCCCACGATGCTCTCCACGAGAATGGCGTCTTTTTCCTTGTCGTCGCTGTCAAGGAAAAACAGGCGGTCTATCTTGAGCGTGTCGATGGGCAGGCTTTTCAGCAGGCTGAGCGAGGAATAGCCTTTGCCGAAATCGTCAATGGAGCAGAAAAACCCCTGTCTTTTCAGCTGGTTCACGATGTCCGCCAGAAACGCGAGATTGTCGAAGGCGATGGATTCGGTAAACTCAAGCTCCAGCAGGCCGTCCGGGATGCGATAACGGTCTTTGATGCCCGCATACGTCGCCACAAAGTCCTCTCTGAAAAACTGGAGCCGGGAAATATTCACTGAAATCGGCAGAACCGGCTGGCCTTGATCCAGGCGTCGGCGCAGGAAGCGGCAGACGGTTTCGAAGACGTATTGGTCCAGGGCGCTGATCAGACGGTTTTTTTCAAAAATGGGGATGAACTTGTCGGGCGCGATGACCCGGCCGTCGGCTTTTTTCCAGCGCACCAGGGCTTCGGCGCAGGCAATGGCGCCGCTGCTGAGCCCCACCTTGGGCTGGTAATAGACAACAAATTCCTTGTCGTTCAGCGCCTCCTGCATCTGACTGACAATGGCCTTTTCCTCCAGCAACTTGTCGCGGATGCTCTCGTTATAGAAGGCGTAATTGGCATGGACGCCGTTTTTCACCGTCTTGCGGGCGAAATTGGCCCGGTCCAGCAGGTTTTCGATAACCAGATCGCCGGGGGCGTCCTCAATGCAGCAGATGCCGCAGCACACCGGCACGGTCTGCTTGTTTTGCGATCTGGACATGAAATCCGTAATCATGGCGTCAATGGAGCGCTGCCGCGCCATGACCTCCATTTTCTCTTCATACCTGCGCAGGATCACAAAGTTGTCCGCCGAGACACGGCCGAAAATCTCCTTGTCCCCGAGCTCGTTCTGGATAATGCGGGTGTATTCCCGCAGAATGGCGTTGCCGTACTCATAGCCGAAAACATCATTGATGTATTTGAAATCGGCGAAGTCCATGTAAACGACGGCGTAGCGCGCTGTTTCGTCCGCGCGGATCAGTTCCCGGGCCTCGCGCTTGAAGCGCTCCAGATTGTACGCGCCGGTCAGCGCGTCCCTGTCGGTCATGTCGCTCAGGTTTTTGCTCAGATGCTCCAGAAGCAGCATCTTCTTGCTGTATGCCCAGAGAATGAACAGCCATGTCAGCAGCAAAAAAAGCGCCATGATCAGAATCAGCTGCAAGAGCAGCGAAATCTGTCTGTCGGCGTAGGCCTCGGCGGAGAAGACCGTCTTGTTGGCCAGTTCGAAGTACGCTTCGCTGTCGGCGAGCAGAACGCCGGAAGCGGTCTTGTCCTTCCGGACCGCCCGGATGTCCTCTTTGAGCTTTCCCCACAGAACATTGAGCCGGGACAGGTTTTTTTCGTATTCCTGATCGCTCGGATGGATCAGGCCATAGGGGCCGTCGCCGGTAAGCAGTTCGTGCAGGATATCATCAAGGTAGACGACCAGCACGTCACGCGGTTGTCCCGCCAATTCCATTTTGACCAGGCGCTGGGTCGCGCCGCGCACGATGCCCACATAGTTGATCAGCCGGCCATAGGTCTGGGATTGAATAATGGAATAGATGGTGCCGGCGCCCAGCAGAACCAGCAGCAGGAAAAGGGTCTGAAGGCCGAATTTCAGCATGTTCCGCATAGCGTCCTGAGCCCCGCACACAAATTTTTGCGATATTACGCCATCCCAGGACATTTGTTAAGGAAAGAATTCCATCACGCCGATAACATAGCATCCTGGTAGTGAACATGCCGAAAAACTCTGGCGACTGTTGAAGAGAGCGGAGACGGCCGGGCCGCACCCGCAAGGCGCGGGCGTGGACAGCAAAGACTCGGATGTCGGAACTCAGTGCTAAAGGGGAATGGATTTTTTCCGCAGCCGACGGCTGGCGCTGCTGTTGGACTGGCGCAATTCCAAAAGCAAAACGTGTTGAGCGTTTCAACGTTCTTCTGGTCCGGTCAGCCCCGGTAAGCCTCGCCGATGGCCTGGGCCAGACCTCCCAGCGAGGTTTCCTTGTAGCGGGCCTGCAGATCAACGCCCGTGCGGTACATGACTTCAATGATCTTGTCCAGCGAAACCACGCGCTGGCGGCCGTCCTCCAGGCGGGAAAGCTGGGCGCAGTTCACGGCGCGTTCGGCGGCCACGCCGTTGCGTTCGATGCAGGGAATCTGCACCAGGCCGCCCACGGGGTCGCAGGTCAGGCCCAGGTTGTGCTCCATGCCGATTTCGGCGGCTACTTCCACCTGCTTCACGCTGCCGCCGGTCACCGCGCAATAGGCCCCGGCGGCCATGGAACAGGCCACGCCCACTTCGCCCTGGCAGCCCACCTCTGCGCCGGAAATGGAGGCGTTCAGCTTGTAGAACAGGCCGATGGCCCCGGCCGTGAGCAGAAAGTCGCGTTCGCCCTGTTCCGTGGCGTGCGGGTAAAAGTTGGTATAGTACATCAGCACCGCGGGCACGACGCCCGCCGCGCCGTTGGTGGGCGCGGTGACGATGCGCCCGCCCGAGGCGTTTTCCTCGGCCACGGCAAAAGCGTAGAGCATGGGCCAGAGGCTCAGGTCGCGGCGGCCCGTGGCCTGAAGGGCGCTGACCTTGCGCAGCAGGTTGGGGGCCCTGCGCCGCACCTTGTAGCCGCCGGGCAGCACGCCGTCCGTGCAGCAGCCCCGCTCCACGGAGTCGCGCATGGTGGCGATAATGGTCGCCATGCGCGCGGCCACATCCGCCTCTGAACGCCAGAAAATCTCGTTGGCCAGCACGATGTCCGCGATGCTTTTGCCTTCCCGTTCGCAGATGGCGAAGAGTTCGCCGGCTGTGGCGTAAGGATACGGCGGCGTGGGGTATTCCTCCGGCGGCGCGTCGAAGTCCTCCTCGGTGCGGATGAAACCGCCGCCGATGGAATAGTATGTTCTGGTCAAAAGGGTCGCGCCGTCGGCGTCAGCGGCCGTGAGCGTCAGGGCGTTGGAGTGGCGGGGCAGAAACAGCCCCTTATGCACCAGCATGTCCCGTTCATAGACGAAAGGCACAGGCCGTTCGCCCGCCAGCAGCAGGTCCGCGTTGCGCTTCAGCGCGCCGATCCGTTCGGCCAGACGCGCCGGTTCGGCGCTGTGCGGCTCTTCCCCTTCCAGGCCGCTGAGCACTGCGCCCATGGTGCCGTGCCCGTCGCCGGTGAGCGCCAGAGAGCCGTAAAGGTCAAGCTGGACGCGGGCCGTGTTTTCCAGCAGGCCCTTGCCGCGCAGTTCGTCGGCAAAGGCTTTGCCCGCGAGCATGGGGCCGACGGTATGGGACGAGGAGGGGCCGATGCCGATTTTGAACAGGTCAAACACGCTGAGCATGGTTTTCTCCGCCTGGATATTTGGAGGAGTATGCCGGAATATCCCCGCGGAGTCGAGGGGCGGCGGGCCCATACGGCGCAAGAAGGGGCATGCCGGTCCATGTGGAAAACCGGCATGCCCTGGTTGAGGGAGGAGGGAACTCAGCGTGCGGCGAGCTGGTGCTTGAGGTGGGCGATGAGGCCGCCCTCGCGGATCAGTTCCAGAATGTGCGGCGGCAGTACGGAGCAGAAGTATTCCTCACCGCGCGCGTGATTCCGAATGCGCCCGGCCGCGAAGTCGATTTCCAGGTCGTCGTCCTGGCGGATTTTATCCGCATCCGCGCATTCCACCACGGGCAGACCCAGATTGATGGCGTTGCGGTAGAAAATCCGGGCGAAGAATTTGGCCACGATGGCCCCCACCTTGAGGTGGCGCAGGGAGAGCGGGGCCAGTTCCCGGCTGGAGCCGGAACCGAAGTTTCTGCCCGCCACGATGATGGTGCCCGGCTTCGCCCGCGTGGCGAAATCCGGGTCCACGCCGCTCATGGTCCAGGGCGCGGCCTCCTCGACGGAAAGCTCCATGTACTGCGGCGGCGAGATGATGTCCGTGTTGATGTTGTCTCCGAAAATATATGCCGGGCCTCTACGGATGTCTGACATGTCTGCTCTCCTTGCCTACAAAAATTCCCTGGGGTCCGTGAGCCGTCCGGTCACCGCAGAGGCGGCGGCGGTCAGGGGCGAAGCCAGGTAGGTTTCGGCCTTTTTGCTGCCCAGGCGGCCGATGAAGTTACGGTTGGTGGTGGACACGCAAATCTGCCCGTCGGCCAGCACGCCGGAGTGCAGCCCCACGCAGACGCCGCAGGTGGGCGCCAGGATGACGGCTCCGGCTTCGGAAAGCGCCAGCAGCGTGCCGTCGTCGGCGGCCCGCTCCCAGATGCTCTTGGAAGCGGGCGAAACCAGCAGGCGGCAGCCGGAGGCCACCTTGCGCCCCCTGAGCAACCGGGCCGCGGCGGCCAGGTCCGTGTAACGGCCGCCGGTGCAGGAACCGATGTAGGCCTGGTCGATGCGCGCGGCGTTCGCTTCCGTCACCGGCCGGACGTTGTCCACCTCGTGCGGGCAGGCCAGCATGGGCGTGAGCGTTGCGGCGTCATAGCCCCGCCGTTCGCTGAAAACGGCGTCGATGTCGCTGTCCAGGCGCGGGAAGGGGCCAGCAAGGCCCTGGCCCAGCAGAAAGGCCTCGGTGGTTTCGTCGGTGGGGATCAGCCCGGCCTTGGCTCCCATTTCCACAGCCATGTTGGAGAGGCAGAAACGTTCGTCCATGCTCAGGGCGGCTACGGCCTCGCCCGTGTATTCCACGGCCTTGTAGGTGGCTCCGGCATGGCCGATGTCGCCGATGGTCGCCAGGGAAATGTCCTTGGCCATGACGCCGGGCGGCGGCGTGCCGCGCCATGTCACGCGAATGGTTTCGGGCACGCGCAGCCAGATCCGGCCGGTGGCCAGAATGCCCACCATTTCCGTGGAGCCCACGCCGCTGGCGAAAGCGCCCAGGGCTCCGCCCATGCAGGTGTGCGAATCCGTCCCCATGACCACCGTGCCCGGCAGCACGTGGCCGTGCTCGGCCATGACCTGATGGCAGGGGCCCACAAAGGCGTAATAGTTTCTGATGCCGTATTCCTGCGCCCATTCCTGGGTGAATTTGACGATGGCCGCCTGCTTGGCGTTGGCTGGAGGGGTGTAATGATCCGCGATGATCACTACCTTGTCCGGATCCCAGACCGGCACGTTCAGTTCACGCATACGTTCGGCGATTTCCACGCGCGGGCCCAGAATGTCGTCCATCATGGCCCGGTCCACATCGGCCCAGACAATTTCCCCGGCCCGCACTTCCTGGCGTCCGGCCGCCCCGGCGATGATTTTTTCAGCTATGGTCATGCCCATGTTTTTTCCCTTTGCCGGTGGCGGCGATGGAGAGGAACGGTCGGAGCCCGCGCGGCCGGGGACGGGATAGGCAAGCGCCGCACAGGTCGGAAAGTGCTGGGATTAACAAGATGCCTTGGGCACATAGACGTAACCGTCCATGATCCGGCGGGCCGTGCGGTAGACGCCCAGACGGGTGACGGCCACGCCGCCCGGTTCGTCCGGCGCTTCGCGGGCCTCGGCCTCCACCGGGATGACCCCCGAGGGGTGGCCGATGAGGATGGTCCGCGCCTGCTTGCCGCGCTCGCCGAGCGCCTCCCAGGCCACGCTGCCGGGAATGCGGCAGGCCGCGCCGGTGCAGACCGTGCCGGTGATGGGATAGGCCTTGTGCATTTTGAGCATGAACAGCAGACGGGAAACCAGGTCCGCGTCTCCGGCCCTGACCTTTTTGCCGTTGATGGCCGTGTAGTCCGCCGGGGGGCTGACGATGGCGAAGAAAGGATTGTAGGGGCTTTGCAGGGCCGCGTTTTCCGGCGCGTCCGTCAGGCCGCAAAGCACAGCGGCCTTGCCCCGGATTTTTTCGATCACGGCCATCAGCGCCGCGTCGCCCTCTATTTCTGCCGGGCTTTCCGTGCCCTTCATGCCCAGGGAGGCGGCGTGGATAAAAACCAGGGGATTGCCCGCGTCCACCAGAGAGACGGGATATTCCCTTCCGTCGATGTGGAAAACGTCCTTGGCTTTGCCCGTGGGCAGCAGCTTGCCGGTGATGCCGCCGGCCACGCCGGACCAGTCCAGGGTCACGCGCGCGCCCGTGCCGGGGCAGCCGTCAATGGCGAAATCCCCGCTGATCCGCGCCTTGCCGTCCTTCACCGGCACTTCCGCCGTCAGCACGCTGCCGCTGTTGGTGAGGTGGATGCGCACCGTGGTCACGGGTTCCACGGCCCGCACCATGCCTTCGTCAATGGCGAAGCCGCCCACGGCCGAGGAAATGTTGCCGCAGTTGCCCTTGTAATCGATGAAGGCTTTCTCGAAGCTGACCTGGCCGAAGGTGTAGTCCACGTCGCAGTCGGCTTTGCTGGAGGGGCCGATGATGGCCAGCTTGCTGGTCAGCACGTCGGCTCCGCCCAGGCCGTCGATCTGGCGGATGTCCGGGCTGCCGAAAACGGCCAGGATGACCGCGTCGCGCCTGGCCGGATCGGCGGGCAGGTCGTTGGCACGCAGAAAAATTCCCTTGCTCGTGCCGCCGCGCACGATGGCACAGCGGATCTGTTCCATTTCGGGATGCATGTCCGTTCTCCTTGGAAAACCCGCGTTCGTCCTTATTGAACGTCGGCTTCCTTGATGGTTTCACCCAGAAATTCCCAGGTCTTGTCCACGACCTTCTGGAATTCGGCGGCTGAAAGATAGTCGGTGGAGAGCCCAGCCTTGGCGAACTTGGCCTTTACTCCTGGATCGGCTAGGGCTTCCTTGACCAAATTCTGCATGATTTCCACGCGCTCATCAGGTACGCGCCGGGGTGCCAGCAGACCGTGCGGGGAACCGAAGACGTATTCCGGCCCCGCCTGTTCCGCGAAGGTAGGTACGTCGGGAAATTCCGGCAGCCGTTGGGGGCTGGTCACCCCGATCATCCTGAAATCGCCGGAGAGCACGTAGGGCTTTTGATTGGTGGTAACACCGAAGCCACTGGTCACATGGCGGCCCAGCAGGGCCGTGGAAACCTCCTGTCCGCTGGCATAGGTAATATGGGGCAGATCCACGCCGGGAAAGGTCTTTAAAATTCGGCGCATGAACAGGCTTTGGGTGGAATAGGCCCCGTGGGTCGCGTAGTTGACCTTGCCGGGATTGGCTTTAGCGGCTTCCATCAACCCCCTGATGTCCTTGATGTCCGAATCGGCGTTGACGGCCAGGCTCATCCACATGTTGGTGATCTGGACAACGGTGCGGAAATCCTTGAGGCTGTAACCGGTTTTTTTGAGGTGGGCCACAGTGGAGAAAGGGGCTATGCCGGGGAAGCCGAAGGTGTATCCGTCGGGCTTGGCCCTGGCCACGTCCAGCATAGCCGGCGCGCCAGCCCCGCCGCCCTTGCAGACAATGTTCAGGATGATGTTGTGCTTGGTCTGAAAATATTCGGCTAGAACGCGGGCGGCGATGTCCACAGCGCCGCCGGGCCCGAAGGGTACGATGATGGTCACGGGCCGGTCGGGATAGGCGGCTCGGGCCGACAGAGGGAAAGCCGGGAACAACAGGGCGCAGACGAGAAGAGCGGACAGAATACGCGAGTTTTTTTTCATGGTTTTTCTCCTTTGACAGTCAGTGGGGTGCGCGGATGTTACAAGCGTGCTTTCGGCGCGGCGGTGAAGACGTGCGCGGCCTGAAGCGCCGTAAGCGCCATCAGTTTGCAGCGCGGAATGAGGGTGGAAGGGCGAAAATATTCTGCGGGCGAGTGCATGTCCGCCCCCTCGGGACCCATGCTGCAGAGCACGGGCAGACCCAGCACGCTTGAACAATAGCCGGATTCAGCCGCGCCCTTGGAGTGCTCGGCGTGGATGTAGTAGTCCAGACATTCCCCGGCATGGGCGGCCAACTCGTAAAGTTGTCGTACCGTGGGCGTGGTTTCCAGCGGCGGCAGGCGCACGCCTCCGCTGACATGGGCATGGGTGCCGGGCACCTTGCAACAGGCCGTTTCTTCGCGCACCCTGTCGGCCAGGGCCAGACCGTCTTCCAGTCTGGCGAAGGAGAGATGCAGTCGAGCCCAGGCGTTGGGGGCCACGGAATTGGCGGAGATGCCACCGCTGATCAGTCCGGTGTTCACCGTGGTGCCGTTGGTGAGATCCAGATGTTCGTTAAAAGCCAGGATGTTGTGGGCCAGCTCAAGAATGGCGGAAGCGCCTTCTTCGTAATTACGCCCGGCATGGGCGGCTTTGCCCGTGATTTCCAGCAGCATGTGCCCTGATCCCTTGCGTTCGATGGTCACGCCGTTGCCAGGATACCCTGCTTCCGAGCAGAGCACGGCGTGTGCGCCGTTGAGCTGTTCGCCCAGTATGGATGCGCTGGAGGCCGAGCCCAGTTCTTCGTCGGGGGTGAAGGTCAAGGTCATGGGTACGGGCATCAGACCAAGCTCCTTCAGCGCTCTGGCCACAAACATGTTCTGCACAAGGCCAGCCTTCATGTCCGCCGCACCTGGACCGGTGGCTCTGTCGGCGGCGCGGTCCAGGCGGAAGGGGCGGGCCGCCGCCGTCCCGGCCGGAAAGACCGTGTCTATGTGCCCGATGAAAGCCACGCCCGGTCCGGCCTCCTCAGCCTGGCTGCGGGCGCAGAACACGTTGCCCAGGGAGTCCATCCAGGGCTCATCGGGCGGCGAGGGCCTTTTGGGCAGTCTGGCCGTCTGAAAGCCCGCTTCGGCCATCCAAGCGGCGAGCGTCTCGCCCACTTTGTTCACATCGTCGCCGTCGTGGGAAAAAGAATCCATGTTCACGATACGTTCCAGAAGGGTAAGCATTTCTGGCTCCTTGTCATTGAACCAGACATCCAGCTTTTCTTTCCATTGCGTGAGTTCCATGTAGGGCTCCTTGTCTGTGTTGGTCAGGATTTGCTCGGGTTCTTCCGGGAATCGCGAAGGTCGTTCCAAACGGACTTGATCAGCACAAAGAGGCTGAGTCCCAGGATGATGCAGGCCACGGGGCTGGTGTAGAAAATGGCATAGTCGTTCTGGGAAATGCTCAATGCCCGGCGGAAGTTAGCTTCGGCAATGGGTTCCAGGATCATGGCCAGCAGCAGCGGCGGCAAGGGGAAGTCGCACTTGATCATCAGATAGCCCACAGTGCCGAACACCGCTACCACCAGCAGGTCAAAGGTGGAATTGTTTACTGCAAAGCCGCCCACTGCGCAGAGCGTGACCACGATGGGCATGAGCACCCCGCCGGGAATGGCCGTGATCTTATTGGCCCCGCGCACGGCGATGAGTCCGCAGACCAGCATCAGCACATTGGCGGTGATGAAGGCCGCGAAAATGCCGTACACCATGACCGGATGCTCCACAAAAAGCAGCGGGCCGGGCGTCAGGCCTTGGATCATCAGCGCGCCCAGCATAATGGCGGTGATGATGTCGCCGGGCACGCCCAGGGTCAGCAGGGGGATCAGCGCGCCGCCGCAGACCGCGTTGTTGGAGGATTCCGTGGCGGCAATGCCCTCCAGGCAGCCCTTGCCGTACATTTCCGGCGTCTTGGAGTGGCGCTTGGCCTCGGAGTAGGCGAAAAAGGTGGCCGCACTCACGCCGGTGGCCGGAATGATCCCGATGGCTGTACCGATGGCCGAGGAGCGCAGGAAGTTTACGGCATTGCCGGTAAGATCTTTAAGAGAAAGACCGCGCCTGGATATCTTACCTTCCTTGAGCGACACGCCCCGGATCACGTCCTCCACGGTCACCAGAACTTGGGACATGGCGAACAGGCCCACCAGCACGGGCACCAGGGACAGGCCGTTGAAAAGATCCGGAATGTTGAATGTGTTGCGCATGTCGCTGGTGACCGGGTCTAGTCCGATGGTGGCGAGAAACAGGCCCACACAGGCGGAAACCAAGCCTTTGATCAGGTGGCCGGAGGAGAGCGAGGCCACGATGGTCAGGCCGAAGACGGCCACCGCGAAATATTCCGGCGCGCTGAAGGACATGGCCGCGCGGGCCAGCAGCGGCGCCACGGAAACCAGGACAAGCGCGCTGAAAATGCCGCCGATGAAGGAGGCCACGGTGGCCATGTCCAAGGCTCGGCGGGATTCGCCGCGCGCGGTCAAAGCCGGACCTTCCAGCATGGTGGCTGCGGCGGAAACCGTGCCCGGTGTGCCCACCAGAATGGCCGTGATGCAGCCGCCGTAAATGGCCCCGCAGTACATGCCCAACAGGGCGGAAAAAGCGTCCACCGGGGCCATGCCGAAAGTCAGTGGAATGAGCAGGGCCACGCCCATGGCCGCCGTCAGTCCGGGCAGCGCGCCGAAGATTATCCCCAAGGCCACACCCATGAGGTTGGCCAGCAGAGCGCTCAGACTGAGGGCGCTCATAATTCCGTCAATAATGTTCGCAAACATGTATTTCTCCTCTGAGAGCGGATGCCGGTTGTGCTGCGGGCCGGAAATTCAGGGCAGCATGATCTGGAAAAACCAGCCAAAGGCCGCGAGCAGGACGGCCGTGGTCAACACAGCCA
This genomic window contains:
- the iadA gene encoding beta-aspartyl-peptidase: MNAVLVKNAHVYAPEDLGRNDILLVNDKIAALAPDITLPACLEPALLLDAEGRAAVPGFIDAHVHITGGGGEAGFHTQVPPLPLSVPLSGGVTTLGGLLGTDGVTRHVDNVLAKACSLEEEGLSTFIMTGGYPLPSPTITGSVTRDFACVSKVRGGKIAIADHRVAPVSAAQLAALATDVRVGGMLRGIVGMLIIHIGAAPEGLARIFEVIDQCPYLARHLIATHINRSPQAFEQAMLLARRGGFMDVSSGLNSATLGPDTLKPSTAIAVALRSGVPPEQILMSSDGNGSAARYDDQGHVEGLVASDLRTLCAEFRDCVLAEGLSMTQALAPVTSNVARAFSLFPAKGALTAGSDADVLVLDADLRPWSLFAKGRHMLHEGRVLCKGTFEE
- a CDS encoding putative quinol monooxygenase, producing MDEIRIVAELEVLPEHREAMLPAFRAMVEASRAEAGNRAYDLTEDLENPCRFFILEAWASDAAIAEHNASAHFKAFGDFQKDKLARKRVTLLRPVC
- a CDS encoding putative bifunctional diguanylate cyclase/phosphodiesterase, producing the protein MLKFGLQTLFLLLVLLGAGTIYSIIQSQTYGRLINYVGIVRGATQRLVKMELAGQPRDVLVVYLDDILHELLTGDGPYGLIHPSDQEYEKNLSRLNVLWGKLKEDIRAVRKDKTASGVLLADSEAYFELANKTVFSAEAYADRQISLLLQLILIMALFLLLTWLFILWAYSKKMLLLEHLSKNLSDMTDRDALTGAYNLERFKREARELIRADETARYAVVYMDFADFKYINDVFGYEYGNAILREYTRIIQNELGDKEIFGRVSADNFVILRRYEEKMEVMARQRSIDAMITDFMSRSQNKQTVPVCCGICCIEDAPGDLVIENLLDRANFARKTVKNGVHANYAFYNESIRDKLLEEKAIVSQMQEALNDKEFVVYYQPKVGLSSGAIACAEALVRWKKADGRVIAPDKFIPIFEKNRLISALDQYVFETVCRFLRRRLDQGQPVLPISVNISRLQFFREDFVATYAGIKDRYRIPDGLLELEFTESIAFDNLAFLADIVNQLKRQGFFCSIDDFGKGYSSLSLLKSLPIDTLKIDRLFFLDSDDKEKDAILVESIVGLVRKLNIRTVAEGIESQEQVAFLKSINCDLVQGYVFFRPMPEQEYEAAIEREREREPLIQV
- a CDS encoding L-serine ammonia-lyase, giving the protein MLSVFDLFKIGIGPSSSHTVGPMLAGKAFADELRGKGLLENTARVQLDLYGSLALTGDGHGTMGAVLSGLEGEEPHSAEPARLAERIGALKRNADLLLAGERPVPFVYERDMLVHKGLFLPRHSNALTLTAADADGATLLTRTYYSIGGGFIRTEEDFDAPPEEYPTPPYPYATAGELFAICEREGKSIADIVLANEIFWRSEADVAARMATIIATMRDSVERGCCTDGVLPGGYKVRRRAPNLLRKVSALQATGRRDLSLWPMLYAFAVAEENASGGRIVTAPTNGAAGVVPAVLMYYTNFYPHATEQGERDFLLTAGAIGLFYKLNASISGAEVGCQGEVGVACSMAAGAYCAVTGGSVKQVEVAAEIGMEHNLGLTCDPVGGLVQIPCIERNGVAAERAVNCAQLSRLEDGRQRVVSLDKIIEVMYRTGVDLQARYKETSLGGLAQAIGEAYRG
- a CDS encoding LeuD/DmdB family oxidoreductase small subunit, which translates into the protein MSDIRRGPAYIFGDNINTDIISPPQYMELSVEEAAPWTMSGVDPDFATRAKPGTIIVAGRNFGSGSSRELAPLSLRHLKVGAIVAKFFARIFYRNAINLGLPVVECADADKIRQDDDLEIDFAAGRIRNHARGEEYFCSVLPPHILELIREGGLIAHLKHQLAAR
- a CDS encoding 3-isopropylmalate dehydratase large subunit; translation: MGMTIAEKIIAGAAGRQEVRAGEIVWADVDRAMMDDILGPRVEIAERMRELNVPVWDPDKVVIIADHYTPPANAKQAAIVKFTQEWAQEYGIRNYYAFVGPCHQVMAEHGHVLPGTVVMGTDSHTCMGGALGAFASGVGSTEMVGILATGRIWLRVPETIRVTWRGTPPPGVMAKDISLATIGDIGHAGATYKAVEYTGEAVAALSMDERFCLSNMAVEMGAKAGLIPTDETTEAFLLGQGLAGPFPRLDSDIDAVFSERRGYDAATLTPMLACPHEVDNVRPVTEANAARIDQAYIGSCTGGRYTDLAAAARLLRGRKVASGCRLLVSPASKSIWERAADDGTLLALSEAGAVILAPTCGVCVGLHSGVLADGQICVSTTNRNFIGRLGSKKAETYLASPLTAAASAVTGRLTDPREFL
- a CDS encoding 2-methylaconitate cis-trans isomerase PrpF family protein; amino-acid sequence: MHPEMEQIRCAIVRGGTSKGIFLRANDLPADPARRDAVILAVFGSPDIRQIDGLGGADVLTSKLAIIGPSSKADCDVDYTFGQVSFEKAFIDYKGNCGNISSAVGGFAIDEGMVRAVEPVTTVRIHLTNSGSVLTAEVPVKDGKARISGDFAIDGCPGTGARVTLDWSGVAGGITGKLLPTGKAKDVFHIDGREYPVSLVDAGNPLVFIHAASLGMKGTESPAEIEGDAALMAVIEKIRGKAAVLCGLTDAPENAALQSPYNPFFAIVSPPADYTAINGKKVRAGDADLVSRLLFMLKMHKAYPITGTVCTGAACRIPGSVAWEALGERGKQARTILIGHPSGVIPVEAEAREAPDEPGGVAVTRLGVYRTARRIMDGYVYVPKASC
- a CDS encoding Bug family tripartite tricarboxylate transporter substrate binding protein, which encodes MKKNSRILSALLVCALLFPAFPLSARAAYPDRPVTIIVPFGPGGAVDIAARVLAEYFQTKHNIILNIVCKGGGAGAPAMLDVARAKPDGYTFGFPGIAPFSTVAHLKKTGYSLKDFRTVVQITNMWMSLAVNADSDIKDIRGLMEAAKANPGKVNYATHGAYSTQSLFMRRILKTFPGVDLPHITYASGQEVSTALLGRHVTSGFGVTTNQKPYVLSGDFRMIGVTSPQRLPEFPDVPTFAEQAGPEYVFGSPHGLLAPRRVPDERVEIMQNLVKEALADPGVKAKFAKAGLSTDYLSAAEFQKVVDKTWEFLGETIKEADVQ